From the Sphingomonas mesophila genome, one window contains:
- a CDS encoding PH domain-containing protein, which produces MTDAAVPAAAAPAGRGERLHPLYLLTSLPKVIKGAWGIIAGGAYLAFQDKLGLALLLLGAFLLFSIGGSLVRWLTFRFQLDDDELRVESGLINRSSRSIPFDRVTDVDIEQGPLHRLFGLARVRMETGASSAAKDSEGVLDTITLDRAEAIRQIVRAHRSGTALAQADLPQEVAETDSAPLFAMTTSRVLIAGLFNFSLAIIAALFGASQTLGDVIGFDPFSRAFWLELVASTGPLRDYVVQHRFVAALGGTLVLAAIGIGTGMIRTMLREHGFRLERTHSGFRRRRGLLTLTDVTIPARRVQASLLQTGPVRRRFGWFELKFQSLASDGGEGSHVVAPLAREYEADAIQQSLDRPMSPAPDDWRPVAPGQFRSAATLLAIGIVLSLAAAALLSPWALLGSASFAALLVTSWLEHRRSRYALSGGYLFLDGGWWKQRLAVVPVARIQSMDIAENSWTRLFRFVRMRFGVAGGSLLSSFAIDALDRADAEALREQLVAQ; this is translated from the coding sequence ATGACCGACGCCGCCGTTCCCGCCGCCGCCGCCCCCGCCGGACGCGGTGAGCGCCTCCACCCGCTCTACCTGCTAACCAGCCTGCCCAAGGTCATCAAGGGCGCCTGGGGGATCATCGCCGGCGGCGCCTATCTCGCGTTCCAGGACAAGCTCGGGCTCGCGCTGCTGCTGCTCGGCGCCTTCCTGTTGTTCTCGATCGGCGGATCGTTGGTGCGCTGGCTGACCTTCCGGTTTCAGCTCGACGACGATGAGCTGCGCGTCGAGTCCGGGCTGATCAACCGCTCCAGCCGCTCGATCCCGTTCGACCGGGTAACCGATGTCGATATCGAGCAGGGTCCCCTGCATCGCCTGTTTGGCCTCGCCCGGGTGCGCATGGAAACCGGCGCCTCGTCGGCCGCCAAGGACAGCGAGGGCGTGCTCGACACGATCACCCTCGACCGCGCCGAGGCGATCCGCCAAATCGTCCGCGCCCACCGCTCGGGGACGGCACTGGCGCAGGCGGACCTCCCGCAGGAGGTTGCGGAAACAGACTCGGCGCCGCTGTTTGCGATGACCACCAGCCGAGTGCTGATCGCCGGACTGTTCAACTTCTCGCTCGCCATCATCGCCGCTTTGTTCGGCGCCAGCCAGACGCTCGGCGACGTGATCGGCTTCGACCCCTTTTCGCGCGCCTTCTGGCTCGAATTGGTCGCCAGCACCGGCCCGCTGCGCGACTATGTCGTGCAACATCGCTTCGTCGCCGCGCTCGGCGGGACGCTGGTCCTGGCCGCCATCGGCATCGGCACCGGCATGATCCGCACAATGCTGCGCGAACATGGTTTTCGCCTCGAACGCACCCACTCCGGCTTCCGCCGCCGCCGCGGCCTGCTGACCCTAACCGACGTCACCATTCCGGCGCGGCGGGTGCAGGCGTCGCTGCTCCAGACCGGCCCGGTGCGCCGCCGCTTCGGCTGGTTCGAGCTCAAGTTCCAGAGCCTCGCCAGCGATGGCGGCGAGGGCAGCCATGTCGTTGCCCCGCTGGCGCGCGAGTACGAAGCAGACGCGATCCAGCAGTCGCTTGATCGGCCGATGTCCCCGGCGCCGGATGACTGGCGCCCGGTCGCTCCGGGCCAGTTCCGAAGCGCCGCGACGCTCCTGGCGATCGGCATCGTCCTGTCCCTCGCCGCAGCCGCACTGCTGTCGCCATGGGCGCTGCTCGGCAGCGCCAGCTTCGCCGCACTGCTCGTCACCAGCTGGCTCGAGCATCGCCGCAGCCGCTACGCACTGAGCGGCGGCTATCTGTTCCTCGACGGCGGCTGGTGGAAACAGCGGCTGGCCGTCGTGCCGGTCGCCCGCATCCAGAGCATGGACATTGCCGAGAACAGCTGGACGCGGCTGTTCCGCTTCGTCCGAATGCGCTTCGGGGTCGCCGGCGGCTCGCTGCTGTCGAGCTTCGCCATCGACGCGCTCGATCGCGCCGACGCCGAGGCGCTGCGCGAGCAGCTGGTCGCGCAATGA
- a CDS encoding PH domain-containing protein translates to MTPAVIPNDLQPVERGYRNSLRVQAAIFWLFPLVGAVVLDRFVLAETWAAGLVPLAIAFFAFGGVVLGPDRIYRRLGYALDERLIRIVRGWLFHVDTVVPFVRVQHIDVTRGPFDKMCGTASLVVHTAGTHNSVVTLPGLAPERAASIRDLIRAEIRADAE, encoded by the coding sequence ATGACTCCTGCCGTCATTCCTAACGACCTCCAGCCGGTGGAGCGCGGCTACCGCAATTCGCTGCGCGTCCAGGCGGCGATCTTCTGGCTCTTCCCGCTAGTCGGCGCGGTCGTGCTCGACCGCTTCGTGCTGGCCGAGACCTGGGCCGCCGGGCTTGTCCCGCTCGCCATCGCCTTTTTCGCCTTCGGCGGAGTGGTGCTCGGCCCCGACCGCATCTACCGCCGCCTCGGCTATGCGCTCGACGAACGGCTGATCCGGATCGTTCGCGGCTGGCTGTTTCACGTCGACACCGTCGTTCCGTTCGTGCGGGTCCAGCACATCGACGTTACGCGTGGCCCGTTCGACAAGATGTGCGGCACCGCCAGCCTCGTCGTCCATACCGCCGGCACTCACAACAGCGTCGTCACCTTGCCCGGCCTCGCGCCCGAGCGCGCAGCGTCGATCCGCGACCTGATCCGCGCCGAAATCCGCGCCGACGCGGAATGA
- the glpX gene encoding class II fructose-bisphosphatase: MIAASSVLDRVLVLEMVRVTEAAAIAASTLTGRGDNDAADAAAVEAMRAALNELPMDGTVVIGEGERDEAPMLYIGEKVGSAQGSGPKIDIALDPLEGTTITAKAGPNALAVLAIAEAGGLLNAPDVYMDKMAIGPNYPDGTIDISRPVADNIHAIAAAKGVKPSEIVACVLDRDRHAGIIAELRALGCGIQLIPDGDVAGVISTTDPDTGIDIYLGSGGAPEGVLAAAALRCVGGQMQTRLLFRNDDERARAHRWGIDDLDRIYTLDDLAKGDCIFAATGVTDGSLLKGVKRRQGGAIETESIVMRASSGTVRRVFAEHRKGFA; this comes from the coding sequence ATGATCGCCGCTTCCTCCGTCCTCGACCGCGTCCTCGTCCTCGAAATGGTGCGGGTGACAGAAGCCGCCGCAATCGCCGCCTCGACCCTCACCGGCCGCGGCGACAACGACGCCGCCGACGCCGCCGCGGTCGAGGCGATGCGCGCCGCATTGAACGAGCTGCCGATGGACGGCACGGTGGTGATTGGCGAGGGCGAGCGCGACGAGGCGCCGATGCTCTACATCGGCGAGAAAGTCGGCAGCGCCCAGGGCAGCGGTCCGAAGATCGACATCGCGCTTGATCCGCTCGAAGGCACCACCATTACCGCCAAGGCCGGCCCCAATGCGCTCGCCGTGCTGGCCATCGCCGAGGCCGGCGGGCTGCTCAACGCGCCCGATGTCTACATGGACAAGATGGCGATCGGCCCCAACTATCCCGACGGGACGATCGACATCTCGCGCCCGGTCGCCGACAACATTCACGCCATCGCCGCCGCCAAGGGCGTCAAACCCAGCGAGATCGTCGCCTGCGTGCTCGACCGCGACCGTCACGCCGGCATCATCGCCGAGCTGCGCGCGCTCGGCTGCGGCATCCAGCTGATCCCGGACGGTGACGTGGCCGGGGTCATTTCGACCACCGATCCGGACACCGGCATCGACATCTACCTCGGCAGCGGCGGAGCGCCCGAAGGCGTGCTCGCGGCCGCCGCTTTGCGCTGCGTCGGCGGCCAGATGCAGACTCGCCTGCTGTTCCGCAACGACGACGAACGCGCCCGCGCCCATCGCTGGGGGATCGACGATCTCGACCGCATCTACACTCTCGACGATCTCGCCAAGGGCGATTGCATCTTCGCCGCCACCGGAGTCACCGACGGTTCGCTGCTCAAGGGCGTCAAGCGGCGCCAGGGCGGCGCGATCGAGACCGAAAGCATCGTCATGCGCGCCTCGAGCGGAACAGTCCGCCGAGTCTTTGCCGAACACCGCAAGGGCTTCGCCTGA
- a CDS encoding DUF2721 domain-containing protein — protein MSPLADGLIVPARDLPQLAEIIQLAVAPVFLLAGLGAFLNVCAGRLARIVDRARRVEERILATRGSEHDRHVAEVRVLDRRIRTVNAAIFATVLAALLISAVVILLFAAFLTSVPLGAAIAVLFIAAMLATGTGFAIFLHETRIASRSVRIRNAILDHEAEEEG, from the coding sequence GTGAGCCCGCTCGCCGACGGCCTGATCGTCCCCGCGCGCGATCTTCCCCAGCTCGCCGAAATCATCCAGTTGGCGGTCGCCCCGGTGTTCCTGCTCGCCGGGCTCGGCGCTTTCCTCAACGTCTGCGCGGGTCGCCTGGCGCGGATCGTCGACCGCGCGCGCCGGGTCGAGGAGCGGATCCTTGCCACTCGCGGCAGCGAGCATGACCGCCACGTCGCCGAAGTGCGCGTGCTCGACCGCCGGATTCGCACCGTCAACGCGGCGATCTTCGCCACCGTGCTCGCCGCCTTGCTGATCTCTGCGGTGGTGATCCTGCTGTTCGCCGCCTTCCTCACCTCGGTCCCGCTCGGCGCGGCGATCGCGGTCCTGTTCATCGCCGCGATGCTCGCCACCGGCACCGGCTTCGCCATCTTCCTCCACGAGACCCGCATCGCCAGCCGCTCGGTGCGAATCCGCAACGCCATCCTCGACCACGAGGCCGAGGAAGAAGGTTAG
- a CDS encoding LL-diaminopimelate aminotransferase, translated as MTDDFYRIQRLPPYVFAEVNAMKAAARARGQDIVDLGMGNPDGAPPPHVIAKLAEVAAKPTAHRYSASKGIPGLRKAQAAYYQRRFGVDLDPDSEVIVTLGSKEGLANLAQAITAPGDVVLTPNPSYPIHHFGFIIAGAAIRSIPAVPGPDFFDRLEKAMRYTVPRPKVLVIGYPSNPTAQVVGLDFYEKLVAFAREAGLILISDLAYAEIYFGDMPTPSLLQVPGAKELAVEFTSLSKTYSMAGWRIGFAVGNARLIGALTRVKSYLDYGAFTPIQAAACAALNGPQDCIDANRALYRKRRDVMVESFARAGWDIPVPEASMFAWAPIPEAFRALGSMEFAKRLLTEAHVAVAPGVGFGEEGEGFVRLALVENEQRLRQAARGVKAMLGKA; from the coding sequence ATGACCGACGATTTCTACCGCATCCAGCGCCTGCCGCCTTACGTGTTCGCCGAAGTCAACGCGATGAAGGCCGCCGCCCGGGCGCGCGGGCAGGACATCGTCGATCTCGGCATGGGCAATCCCGACGGCGCGCCGCCGCCGCATGTCATCGCCAAGCTCGCCGAGGTCGCCGCCAAGCCGACCGCGCACCGCTATTCGGCGTCCAAGGGCATTCCCGGGCTGCGCAAGGCCCAGGCGGCCTATTACCAGCGCCGCTTCGGGGTCGATCTTGATCCCGACAGCGAGGTCATCGTCACCCTCGGCTCCAAGGAAGGCCTCGCCAACCTCGCCCAAGCGATCACCGCGCCGGGCGACGTCGTGCTGACCCCGAACCCGAGCTACCCGATCCACCATTTCGGCTTCATCATCGCCGGCGCCGCGATCCGCTCGATCCCCGCGGTGCCCGGCCCCGACTTCTTCGACCGCCTCGAGAAAGCGATGCGCTACACCGTGCCGCGCCCCAAGGTGCTGGTCATCGGCTACCCCAGCAACCCAACCGCCCAGGTCGTCGGGCTCGACTTCTACGAGAAGCTGGTCGCCTTCGCGCGCGAGGCCGGGCTCATCCTCATCTCCGACCTCGCCTACGCCGAAATCTACTTCGGCGACATGCCGACCCCATCGCTGCTGCAGGTGCCCGGCGCGAAGGAGCTGGCGGTCGAGTTCACCTCGCTGTCCAAGACCTATTCGATGGCCGGCTGGCGGATCGGCTTCGCGGTCGGCAACGCGCGGCTGATCGGCGCGCTGACGAGGGTCAAGTCGTACCTCGATTACGGCGCCTTCACCCCGATTCAGGCCGCCGCCTGCGCCGCGTTGAACGGCCCGCAGGACTGTATCGATGCCAACCGGGCGCTCTATCGCAAGCGCCGCGACGTGATGGTCGAGAGCTTCGCTCGCGCCGGCTGGGACATCCCGGTACCCGAAGCCAGCATGTTCGCCTGGGCGCCGATTCCGGAAGCGTTCCGCGCGCTCGGCAGCATGGAGTTCGCCAAGCGGCTGCTGACCGAAGCCCATGTCGCGGTCGCCCCCGGGGTCGGTTTCGGCGAGGAAGGCGAAGGCTTCGTCCGCCTTGCTTTGGTGGAGAACGAGCAGCGCCTGCGGCAGGCGGCGCGCGGCGTGAAGGCGATGCTCGGCAAGGCGTGA
- a CDS encoding trimeric intracellular cation channel family protein: MPPVEVLPDALLWLDYVGIAVFAISGALLAAEKKQTLVTFIFFAVVTGVGGGTIRDLLIGAPVFWVGTNSTLAICIGAALAVWFLSRRMILERALLWFDAIGLAAYATYGASKALAFGVAPVPAFAMGVMTACAGGIIRDVLAGEPSILMRPELYVTAAALASGLFVLLAWFGAPAPLAALVAGLFGFALRGAAIARGLSLPAYGR; encoded by the coding sequence ATGCCGCCCGTCGAAGTCCTCCCCGATGCCCTGTTGTGGCTCGACTATGTCGGCATCGCGGTGTTCGCCATTTCCGGCGCTTTGCTCGCCGCGGAGAAGAAGCAGACGCTCGTCACCTTCATCTTTTTCGCCGTTGTCACCGGGGTCGGTGGCGGCACCATTCGCGACCTGTTGATCGGCGCCCCGGTGTTCTGGGTCGGGACCAATTCGACGCTCGCAATCTGCATCGGCGCGGCGCTTGCCGTATGGTTCCTGAGCCGGCGCATGATCCTCGAGCGCGCACTCTTGTGGTTCGATGCCATCGGCCTTGCCGCCTACGCCACCTACGGCGCGTCCAAGGCGCTGGCCTTTGGCGTCGCGCCGGTGCCCGCGTTCGCGATGGGCGTGATGACCGCCTGCGCCGGCGGGATCATCCGCGACGTCCTCGCCGGCGAGCCGTCGATCCTGATGCGGCCCGAGCTCTACGTCACCGCCGCGGCGCTCGCCTCAGGCCTCTTCGTGCTGCTCGCCTGGTTCGGAGCGCCTGCCCCGCTTGCCGCGCTGGTCGCCGGACTGTTCGGCTTCGCACTTCGCGGCGCCGCCATCGCCCGCGGCCTGTCGCTCCCCGCCTACGGCCGCTAG
- a CDS encoding PHA/PHB synthase family protein: MDKSDTTTTTAPPPGAEDWQHWAMVMARANQMMLEAWADNLAKGSALPGFGFGPAAAPQAADPMAWMSAGAEMWSKGLDAWGRMLGQVSDAGKARDRRFGGEAWNDPIFDTVKQSYLAISERLLGTVEEIEGIDEGARSKLRFATRNFVDAMSPANYLATNPEVMKRTIESKGENLLAGLKNMIADIQRGQVTQSPDGAFELGRNLATTPGKVILETPLFQLIHYAPVTDEVLETPLIVFPPWINRFYILDLTPEKSFVRWTVGEGVSLFMVSWKSADESIRDVTMDDYVAAQVQAIDAVRDLLGVKAVHTIGYCVAGTTLAATLAYLTAKGEADKVASATFFTAQVDFEDAGDLKLFIGDDTMKTLEQLTAESGVLDGRVMAATFNLLRGRDLIWNYVVNNYLMGNDPPPFDLLHWNGDVTNLPGGWHRDYLQRLYRDNLLVKPGAISIAGVPLDLSKITIPAYIQAGREDHIAPLASVWKLGRVLAGPVRFVIAGSGHIAGVVNPPSAGKYQYWTSDKPAATLEEFQAAASETKGSWWPDWIAWLREQAPKTVKTAGARIPGEGKLKPIEDAPGRYVRTR; encoded by the coding sequence ATGGACAAGTCCGACACCACCACCACCACCGCCCCGCCGCCCGGCGCCGAGGACTGGCAGCATTGGGCGATGGTCATGGCGCGCGCCAACCAGATGATGCTGGAGGCGTGGGCCGACAATCTCGCCAAGGGCTCGGCGCTGCCCGGGTTCGGCTTCGGACCGGCCGCGGCGCCGCAGGCGGCGGACCCGATGGCGTGGATGAGCGCCGGCGCGGAAATGTGGTCGAAGGGCCTCGACGCCTGGGGCCGGATGCTCGGCCAGGTCAGCGATGCGGGCAAGGCGCGCGACCGGCGCTTCGGCGGCGAGGCGTGGAACGACCCGATCTTCGACACCGTCAAGCAAAGCTATCTCGCGATCTCCGAGCGGCTGCTCGGAACGGTCGAGGAGATCGAGGGCATCGACGAGGGCGCGCGCAGCAAGCTGCGGTTCGCGACCAGGAATTTCGTCGATGCGATGAGCCCGGCCAATTATCTCGCGACCAATCCCGAGGTGATGAAGCGGACGATCGAGAGCAAGGGCGAGAATCTGCTCGCCGGGCTCAAGAACATGATCGCCGACATCCAGCGCGGCCAGGTGACTCAAAGCCCCGACGGCGCGTTCGAGCTTGGCCGCAATCTGGCGACGACTCCGGGCAAGGTGATCCTCGAAACGCCGCTGTTCCAGCTGATCCATTATGCGCCGGTGACCGACGAGGTGCTGGAAACGCCGCTGATCGTGTTCCCGCCGTGGATCAACCGCTTCTACATCCTCGACCTGACGCCGGAGAAGAGCTTCGTCCGCTGGACGGTTGGGGAAGGCGTCAGCCTGTTTATGGTCAGCTGGAAATCGGCCGACGAGAGCATTCGCGACGTGACGATGGACGATTATGTCGCAGCCCAAGTGCAGGCGATCGACGCGGTGCGCGACTTGCTCGGGGTCAAGGCGGTGCACACGATCGGCTATTGCGTGGCGGGCACGACTCTCGCCGCGACCCTGGCCTATCTCACCGCCAAGGGCGAAGCGGACAAGGTCGCAAGCGCGACCTTCTTCACCGCCCAGGTCGACTTCGAGGACGCCGGCGACCTCAAATTGTTCATCGGCGACGATACGATGAAGACGCTTGAGCAGTTGACGGCGGAAAGCGGCGTGCTCGACGGGCGAGTGATGGCCGCGACGTTCAACCTGCTGCGCGGCCGCGACCTTATCTGGAACTATGTCGTCAACAATTACCTGATGGGCAACGACCCGCCGCCGTTCGACCTGCTGCACTGGAATGGCGACGTCACCAATCTGCCGGGCGGCTGGCACCGCGACTATCTGCAGCGGCTGTATCGCGACAATCTGCTGGTCAAGCCGGGCGCCATCAGCATTGCCGGAGTTCCGCTCGATCTCAGCAAGATCACCATCCCGGCCTACATCCAGGCGGGGCGCGAGGACCACATCGCGCCGCTCGCGAGCGTGTGGAAGCTGGGCCGGGTGCTGGCCGGACCGGTCCGCTTCGTGATCGCCGGCTCGGGGCACATCGCCGGCGTGGTCAACCCGCCGAGCGCCGGCAAATACCAATATTGGACCAGCGACAAGCCGGCGGCGACGCTCGAGGAATTCCAGGCGGCCGCGAGTGAAACCAAGGGCAGCTGGTGGCCGGACTGGATCGCCTGGCTGCGCGAGCAAGCCCCGAAGACGGTGAAGACCGCGGGCGCGCGGATCCCCGGCGAGGGCAAGCTCAAGCCGATCGAGGACGCGCCCGGGCGCTACGTGCGCACGCGCTAG
- a CDS encoding PilZ domain-containing protein produces the protein MERQSARVPMNCDVDFKRHGDARYRVELFDLSPQGCCLSPPIRVDEGDSISLRIPDMAAIHGHVAWVQGFKAGVRFDQPFHQAVFDSLVRRLGAA, from the coding sequence GTGGAGCGGCAATCGGCGCGCGTGCCGATGAACTGCGACGTGGACTTCAAGCGCCACGGCGACGCGCGCTATCGCGTCGAATTGTTCGATTTGTCGCCCCAGGGCTGCTGCCTGTCGCCGCCGATCCGGGTCGACGAGGGCGATTCGATCAGCCTTAGGATTCCCGACATGGCGGCGATCCATGGCCACGTCGCCTGGGTCCAGGGATTCAAGGCCGGAGTGCGCTTCGACCAGCCGTTCCACCAGGCCGTGTTCGACAGTCTCGTCCGCCGCCTCGGCGCCGCCTAG
- the rarD gene encoding EamA family transporter RarD, whose translation MNDRPVAREAAPLSRTGLAYGLAAYVLWGVMPVYFKQIDEVPAVDIVAHRIVWSLLVLAALLTVARAWHEVRKAVAAPRTLALLTLTAVLIGVNWLLYVYSVTSGHMLAGSLGYYLNPLANILLGRFILGEQLSRRQWWAVALAAAGVAALAAGALQTLWISLTLCFSFATYGLLRKIAPVDSLAGLSIETALLFPIALGWLLLGGAKGMMITDYPAATGWLLAAAGLVSTVPLLCFTAAARRLPYSTVGMLQFLAPTLQFLLAVAVYGEPLSTAHLLAFAAIWVALALYASSILGRRRPPGPELCES comes from the coding sequence ATGAACGACCGACCCGTGGCCCGTGAGGCGGCGCCGCTCAGCCGCACCGGCCTCGCCTACGGTCTCGCCGCCTACGTCCTGTGGGGCGTGATGCCCGTTTATTTCAAGCAGATCGACGAGGTGCCGGCGGTCGACATCGTTGCCCACCGGATCGTCTGGTCGCTGCTGGTGCTCGCTGCATTGCTGACCGTAGCCCGCGCCTGGCACGAGGTGCGCAAGGCTGTCGCCGCACCACGCACGCTGGCGCTGCTGACGCTCACCGCAGTGCTGATCGGGGTCAATTGGCTGCTCTACGTCTATTCGGTCACCAGCGGCCACATGCTCGCCGGCAGCCTCGGCTATTACCTCAACCCTTTGGCCAACATCCTGCTCGGTCGGTTTATCCTCGGCGAGCAGCTGAGCCGGCGCCAATGGTGGGCGGTCGCGCTCGCCGCAGCCGGCGTTGCGGCCTTAGCAGCCGGCGCCCTCCAAACGCTGTGGATTAGCCTCACATTGTGCTTCAGCTTCGCTACCTATGGGTTGTTGCGCAAAATCGCTCCAGTCGACTCGCTTGCCGGCCTGAGCATCGAGACGGCACTATTATTTCCCATCGCACTGGGCTGGCTGCTGCTCGGCGGGGCTAAGGGCATGATGATTACTGACTATCCCGCCGCGACCGGCTGGTTGCTGGCGGCCGCGGGCCTCGTCTCGACCGTGCCCCTGCTGTGCTTCACCGCCGCCGCCCGGCGGCTGCCCTATTCGACCGTCGGGATGCTCCAGTTCCTTGCGCCGACCCTGCAATTCCTGCTCGCCGTGGCGGTGTACGGCGAGCCGCTCAGCACCGCCCATCTGCTGGCGTTCGCCGCGATCTGGGTCGCGCTCGCACTTTACGCTTCGTCAATCCTAGGCCGCCGCCGCCCGCCCGGGCCCGAGCTGTGCGAGAGCTAG
- a CDS encoding DUF4893 domain-containing protein, protein MTRRIAIALSVTAALLALAGCVPVPKKPAPVVTIAPPTKADVWQGIANSADRERIANVSGAWAAGLAAARPRFATAIREEDALLKEDAALVRPAPTPGSYSCRLVTLGQPGRGKPALERFKPFFCYVQTEGEVLTIVKQTGSQRPAGRLWDDDNRRRMVFLGSLALGSEDEVRAYGDDPKRDMAGIFERIGPLRWRLVIPWPRDGAKLQVFELTPVPNQPE, encoded by the coding sequence ATGACCCGCCGCATCGCCATCGCCCTGTCCGTGACCGCCGCGCTGCTCGCGCTGGCCGGCTGCGTGCCGGTACCCAAGAAGCCGGCTCCGGTGGTGACGATCGCCCCGCCGACCAAGGCGGACGTGTGGCAGGGCATCGCCAATTCGGCGGACCGCGAGCGCATCGCCAATGTGTCGGGCGCCTGGGCGGCCGGGCTGGCGGCGGCGCGCCCGCGCTTTGCTACCGCGATCCGCGAGGAGGACGCGCTGCTCAAGGAGGATGCCGCGCTGGTCCGCCCGGCTCCCACTCCGGGGAGCTACAGCTGTCGGCTGGTGACGCTTGGCCAACCCGGCCGCGGCAAGCCCGCGCTTGAGCGGTTCAAGCCATTCTTCTGCTACGTCCAGACCGAGGGCGAGGTGCTGACGATCGTCAAACAGACCGGCAGCCAGCGGCCCGCCGGGCGGTTGTGGGACGATGACAATCGGCGCCGCATGGTGTTTCTCGGGAGCCTGGCGCTGGGCAGCGAGGACGAGGTGCGGGCCTATGGCGACGACCCGAAGCGCGACATGGCCGGCATCTTCGAGCGCATCGGCCCGCTGCGCTGGCGGCTGGTGATCCCGTGGCCGCGCGACGGCGCCAAGCTGCAGGTGTTCGAGCTGACACCGGTGCCCAACCAGCCGGAATGA
- a CDS encoding ribose-phosphate pyrophosphokinase, whose product MRLADAGEVRAHLIAAARAGTAVTYSELLGQLGYPFSRPRMRSLCKTLEAVDAEAAGRGEPELAVLVVRQSDGLPGQGWWIGQDGRWEGPEARRRIERLQGAAFAYWSEG is encoded by the coding sequence ATGAGGCTGGCCGACGCCGGCGAGGTGCGCGCGCACCTGATCGCGGCGGCGCGGGCGGGGACGGCGGTGACCTATTCCGAACTGCTCGGCCAGCTTGGCTATCCGTTCTCGAGGCCACGGATGCGGTCGCTGTGCAAGACGCTCGAGGCGGTCGATGCCGAGGCGGCGGGGCGCGGCGAGCCGGAGCTTGCGGTACTGGTCGTGCGCCAGTCGGACGGCCTGCCGGGGCAGGGGTGGTGGATCGGGCAGGACGGCCGGTGGGAGGGACCTGAGGCGCGGCGGCGGATCGAGCGGCTGCAAGGCGCGGCGTTCGCCTATTGGTCGGAAGGCTGA
- a CDS encoding RluA family pseudouridine synthase codes for MAEPENHRSFTVAEDDDGIRLDRWFKRHMAEVSFNQVSRWARTGQLRLDGNKASPGDRIAAGQVLVVPPVDSAVVSSKPVRPKAHPLDPDEIAFVRAMVIAQGPDWIALDKPPGLATQGGTKTSHHLDRLLDGLADEAGNRPKLVHRLDKDTSGVLLVARSARAAAHFAKEFAGRGAKKVYWALVNGVPSIDDGLVDLPLAKQPGTGGEKMHVDEASGQPSKSRYRTIDRAGNRTAWLELRPLTGRTHQLRAHMAAIGHPIVGDAKYGGAEAFLTGGISRKMHLHARRLRISAPDGKKIDVSAEPPAHFSESLAQLGFDIEAGKALPTPVDPARSPEVKARRAAAAAKAARRSRKGERRSRGSGGSGGGARPRGRK; via the coding sequence ATGGCCGAACCCGAGAACCACCGCAGCTTCACCGTCGCCGAGGACGACGACGGGATCCGCCTCGACCGCTGGTTCAAGCGACATATGGCCGAGGTGAGCTTCAACCAGGTGTCGCGCTGGGCGCGGACCGGGCAGCTGAGGCTCGACGGCAACAAGGCCAGCCCGGGCGACCGGATCGCGGCGGGGCAGGTGCTGGTAGTGCCGCCGGTGGACAGTGCAGTGGTTTCCTCGAAGCCGGTGCGGCCGAAGGCTCACCCATTGGATCCGGACGAGATTGCGTTCGTGCGCGCGATGGTGATCGCGCAAGGTCCGGACTGGATCGCGCTCGACAAGCCGCCGGGCCTGGCGACCCAGGGCGGGACCAAGACCAGCCACCATCTCGACCGGCTGCTCGACGGGCTCGCCGACGAGGCGGGCAACCGACCCAAGCTGGTTCACCGCCTCGACAAGGACACCAGCGGTGTGCTGCTGGTGGCGCGAAGCGCGCGCGCGGCGGCCCATTTCGCCAAGGAATTCGCCGGCCGCGGGGCGAAGAAGGTCTATTGGGCGCTGGTCAACGGCGTGCCGTCGATCGACGACGGGCTGGTCGACTTGCCCCTCGCCAAGCAGCCCGGCACCGGCGGCGAGAAGATGCACGTCGACGAGGCGAGCGGCCAGCCGTCGAAGAGCCGCTACCGGACGATCGACCGCGCCGGCAACCGCACCGCCTGGCTCGAGCTCAGGCCGCTGACCGGGAGGACCCACCAGCTGCGCGCGCACATGGCGGCGATCGGCCACCCGATCGTCGGCGATGCGAAATATGGCGGGGCCGAGGCGTTTCTGACCGGCGGGATCAGCCGCAAGATGCACTTGCATGCACGGCGGCTGCGCATCTCCGCGCCCGACGGCAAGAAGATCGACGTCAGTGCCGAGCCGCCGGCGCACTTTTCCGAGAGCCTTGCCCAGCTCGGATTCGACATCGAGGCCGGCAAGGCGCTGCCGACGCCGGTCGACCCGGCGCGTTCGCCCGAGGTCAAGGCGCGGCGCGCGGCGGCGGCGGCCAAGGCGGCGCGCCGATCGCGCAAGGGCGAGCGCCGCTCGCGCGGATCGGGCGGAAGCGGCGGCGGCGCACGGCCGCGGGGACGCAAGTGA